Proteins from a genomic interval of Desulfurobacteriaceae bacterium:
- the flgK gene encoding flagellar hook-associated protein FlgK → MSLFEALSIAGQSLLANRIAINTTNRNIANVYTEGYSREEAVLADVPGSGVNVETIRRIFNKAYLTRYLSENQNNKALSAYEDILEQVESVFNDVQGTGFSQALTDFFNAMEDIAVKPDDIAARQGFIAKAKTLVGRIRDSYSTLEEIKNTATLKVRDEAANLNNLLQKLATINRDLRIYSSSPEKLNQYLDERDRTLVEISQLIDTKVYIKEDGTVDLYTAKGFALVLGEKSKKVEFSTDTANNPVLKVSDIDITQEFSNGIIGGYLKGIDYINKTIDALNTFTTEFAIQINNQHEAGFDLNGNTGISLFKADNGSSVIDASNIALNFEDPTMVAAALDVNNLNGDNTNIKALIALKDQTFSNLDNLSFSEFYNTKIITAIGSELEYTKDLRENSDFILQSIDEKMKDLSSVNMDEELLNLTRYQRAYEAASKVVSVTDELIQTILNMVG, encoded by the coding sequence ATGTCTTTGTTTGAGGCTCTTTCGATTGCTGGACAATCTCTTTTAGCAAATAGAATAGCAATAAATACAACGAACAGAAACATTGCCAACGTTTATACTGAGGGATATTCAAGGGAAGAAGCTGTTTTAGCTGACGTTCCCGGTAGTGGAGTAAATGTAGAAACAATTAGAAGAATTTTTAATAAAGCTTATTTAACAAGGTATCTTTCTGAGAACCAAAATAACAAGGCACTATCGGCGTATGAGGATATCTTAGAACAAGTGGAAAGCGTTTTTAACGATGTTCAAGGAACTGGCTTTTCCCAAGCTTTAACCGACTTTTTTAACGCTATGGAAGATATAGCTGTTAAGCCCGATGATATTGCTGCCCGTCAGGGATTTATAGCAAAAGCTAAAACTTTAGTAGGAAGAATTAGGGACAGTTATTCTACCCTTGAAGAAATAAAGAATACTGCTACTCTTAAGGTGAGAGATGAAGCAGCAAACCTAAATAATCTTCTTCAGAAGCTAGCAACAATAAACAGGGATTTAAGAATTTACTCCTCTAGTCCAGAGAAACTAAACCAATACCTTGACGAGAGAGATAGAACCTTAGTTGAGATAAGTCAGCTTATTGATACAAAAGTTTACATTAAGGAAGACGGAACTGTTGACCTTTATACTGCAAAAGGTTTTGCTTTAGTTTTAGGTGAGAAATCTAAAAAAGTAGAGTTCTCTACCGATACAGCAAACAATCCTGTTTTAAAAGTATCTGATATCGATATAACACAAGAGTTTAGCAATGGAATTATAGGTGGGTATTTGAAAGGGATTGATTACATTAACAAAACTATAGACGCGCTAAATACATTCACTACAGAGTTTGCAATTCAGATAAACAATCAGCACGAAGCAGGATTTGATTTAAATGGAAACACAGGAATTTCTCTATTTAAAGCAGATAACGGGTCTTCTGTAATAGATGCTTCCAATATAGCTTTGAACTTTGAAGATCCCACTATGGTGGCAGCAGCTTTGGATGTAAATAATCTTAATGGGGATAATACAAATATCAAGGCACTTATAGCCCTAAAAGATCAAACCTTTTCCAACCTTGATAACTTGAGCTTTTCCGAGTTCTATAACACAAAGATTATTACTGCAATAGGTTCAGAACTTGAGTATACAAAGGACTTGAGAGAGAACAGTGACTTTATTCTTCAGTCTATTGATGAAAAGATGAAAGATCTTTCTTCTGTAAATATGGATGAAGAACTTTTGAACCTTACCCGCTATCAGAGGGCATATGAGGCAGCTTCAAAGGTTGTGAGTGTTACTGATGAACTTATTCAGACAATCCTTAACATGGTGGGGTAG
- a CDS encoding PilZ domain-containing protein gives MSLELIEQILKWLREVKDKRKSIEVVSFYNELPVRTKVSVIDIDPDRKVIQWSSNPRLSLAAGESKKLYLRFPKSFDDGDLFLGADVIYFNEDLVESTFPRPVVEPRFRREHLRVTTSEKLPVIADAKKDGEEGIVSFKVFDISEGGIGVLVNKGLFKLGEKLDLKLTFPNEREINTKGVVVNVKDLGKVDKVGIKFTSLSNRDLNVLGRYIMDRQREIMDKIRLLID, from the coding sequence TTGTCTCTAGAACTGATAGAGCAGATCTTAAAGTGGTTAAGAGAGGTAAAAGATAAAAGGAAATCAATAGAGGTTGTTAGCTTTTACAATGAACTTCCAGTTAGAACGAAAGTGAGTGTAATCGATATAGATCCAGATAGAAAGGTTATCCAGTGGAGTTCAAATCCTAGATTAAGTCTTGCTGCAGGAGAGTCAAAAAAGCTTTATTTAAGGTTTCCTAAAAGTTTTGATGATGGGGATTTGTTCCTTGGGGCAGATGTTATTTATTTCAACGAAGATTTAGTAGAAAGCACGTTTCCAAGACCGGTAGTAGAACCCCGCTTTAGAAGGGAACATTTAAGAGTTACTACTTCTGAGAAGCTTCCAGTTATTGCAGATGCTAAAAAGGACGGAGAGGAAGGGATTGTAAGCTTTAAAGTTTTTGATATCTCAGAAGGTGGAATAGGCGTTTTGGTTAATAAGGGATTATTCAAGTTAGGCGAGAAGTTGGATTTAAAGCTTACTTTTCCGAATGAAAGGGAAATAAACACTAAAGGAGTGGTTGTTAATGTCAAAGATTTGGGAAAAGTTGATAAGGTGGGAATAAAGTTTACATCCCTTTCTAATAGGGATCTTAATGTCTTAGGCCGCTATATAATGGATAGACAAAGGGAAATAATGGACAAAATTCGTCTTTTAATAGATTAG
- a CDS encoding putative motility protein: MVNSVDVSAQVGVELLKNMLDFQKEIVSQLIETSLSNQSSNNNIVEVNRGTLIDVKA; encoded by the coding sequence ATGGTAAATAGCGTTGATGTTTCTGCCCAAGTAGGAGTAGAGTTGTTAAAGAATATGCTTGACTTTCAAAAAGAAATTGTAAGCCAACTTATAGAAACCTCCTTAAGCAATCAATCTTCCAATAACAATATTGTTGAGGTGAACAGGGGAACCCTAATCGATGTAAAGGCATAA